The segment TATGTATTCTTTTAATTCAATCTAAGTCAATGTTATACATTTCTAACCCCTGTGTTGGTGATGGTGTGGACGGTTTCAATGACATTTGATTTTGTTGTTTCATACAAAGAGATGGCGACAAAGATGCTGGACTTCGACAGCTTCCTGCCAATCCACCAACACATCTGCAAAGCCAAGGACCGCGGCACATATGAGGATTTTGTTGAGGGTCTGAGGGTATTCGACAAACTGGGCGATGGCACAGTCATGGGCGCTGAGCTCAGGCACGTCCTGGCTTCACTAGGTGAGTTCAACGCCTCAGACATCTTTAACATACACCATACAATAATACAGACAAAAATAGTTTGATCTTGCCATGTCCCACAATGTATGTGCTGTAACCAACTCTTTATTGTCATACCGTTGACAACGTTAGAAGAGTTGGCTGAAGCACATTCATTATTGGACCAGGCTAAAGTAGGCCATAAAGGTTTTAGGGCAGACTCAAGTTCAACGGTATTAGAAAAGGGATTGAACAGTATTGCTGATTGCTGAAGGTGAGAAGACAATATACGAGGCTGAGCAGCTCATGACAAACCAGGAGGACGCCATCCGCTGTGTAAACTACGAAGGTTAAGAAATTATACCCTCTCTTGCTATCGTTGACTAAACATTCCAAACATGGCTTTTAAATCAATCAAGATCTCTGTATGTAACTCCCTCATCGATTTTTCCCTCTCAGATTTTGTAAAACACGTCATGGCATCTTAAAAAGGCTGCCAAGACACCCGTAGTTGAAGACGGGGATTGTCTATATGATGAAAGTCCACACCATGTCCCTGATCCCATGTGCTCATCCCATGTGCTCATCCCTGTGTGCCCAATTGGATTACAATTCCATCAGGTGACGGGACCAATTAACGCTAACTGTTCAATGTTTTTCATTTGCTCCCATCTTGTTCACTCAAATAATAAATGTGATTGTACTATTCATGTGTGGATCAAAACGTGTGATTAAACAGAATGATTCATTATTATAGTATTGTGCAATACTGTACCCCGAATTCTCACCTATCGTAACTGATGTTCGTTAGTCATATTTTCCTTGCCATGCGACGGTATACTGTATTAGCTCAAAGTCAATGCAGCCTCATGTAGCCTTTACATCCAATAGAGGGTGTCATTGGTCTAACTAATATACTTACCAAACAATCAGCTCACAGTGATAAATGAAAATGAAACTGCTAAAAAATAAAAGAGAAAAAGGAACAGGCAAAGTCCATTAATGGGAGAGTTCCTTCATAATCATACATCAACAATGACAATTCTTCTTACTGCATCAAGTTAAGCTTCATGAACAATCTTACGAAATCTTTATGGCGAAAAGAGATGGATCAGTTGGACATGTGTGCTCTGACAT is part of the Oncorhynchus keta strain PuntledgeMale-10-30-2019 unplaced genomic scaffold, Oket_V2 Un_contig_18338_pilon_pilon, whole genome shotgun sequence genome and harbors:
- the LOC127920093 gene encoding myosin light chain 3-like, translated to MATKMLDFDSFLPIHQHICKAKDRGTYEDFVEGLRVFDKLGDGTVMGAELRHVLASLGEFNASDEAEQLMTNQEDAIRCVNYEDFVKHVMAS